A single genomic interval of Octopus bimaculoides isolate UCB-OBI-ISO-001 chromosome 10, ASM119413v2, whole genome shotgun sequence harbors:
- the LOC106875102 gene encoding uncharacterized protein LOC106875102, giving the protein MLFSPAGVTPSGAKVPEYHMPTNNYLSGDWKSHNWRGPAYYVPSERRWIAYHNYRTLPDLIKRDSMDIQCEDQYVDFVRTRDTPSCFRYRNIGILPSIHPHLMLNGYKRELLYSQTANKFHMAPMPCRRYYINYHDVLDEKLYRRHKDVSSIFKIGPCDVPNYGHIPNIVSGKTSFTEEIDRNNPMYENVFCTGTQYTHRIDKPYH; this is encoded by the exons ATGCTTTTTTCACCTGCCGGTGTGACTCCATCAGGAGCTAAAGTACCTGAGTACCATATGCCAACAAATAATTATTTGTCTGGAGACTGGAAGTCCCATAACTGGAGAGGTCCAGCATATTATGTACCAAGTGAAAGGAGATGGATTGCATACCATAACTACAGGACTTTACCAGATTTAATCAAGAGGGACAGTATGGACATACAATGTGAAGATCAATATGTCGACTTTGTTCGAACAAGAGACACTCCATCAT gttTTCGATATAGAAATATTGGCATACTTCCAAGTATACATCCCCATTTGATGTTAAATGGCTACAAGCGGGAACTCTTGTATTCTCAAACAGCAAACAAATTTCACATGGCACCTATGCCATGCAGACGTTATTACATAAACTATCACGATGTCTTAGACGAAAAGCTTTACAGGCGACATAAAGACGTATCTTCGATTTTTAAAATAGGGCCCTGCGATGTACCCAATTATGGCCATATTCCAAACATTGTTTCAGGGAAGACAAGCTTCACAGAAGAAATTGATCGGAATAACCCTATGTACGAAAATGTTTTTTGCACAGGAACACAGTACACTCATCGCATTGACAAGCCATATCATTAA